Below is a window of Cytobacillus firmus DNA.
ATAATCTTCAAGCAGTCCTTCAACCATTTTTACAACCGTTTTAAAACCGCCCATGTAGCGTGCAGCACCTTCGGAAACACCAAGGATAACCGGTGATTTTTCTTCTTCTGCCGCCTGCAGGATCGCTTGAGTGAACTCAAGGTTGTTTAAGTTAAATTGACCTACTGCATAGCCTTCTGATTTTGCTTTATTAAGCATTTCAGTCATAGAAACTAAAGGCATTTTTCTTCCTCCTTATTGATAATCGTTTAAGTTCAACAGACTAAATACTGTTAAAGTTTTCCCCTTAACACTAACGAATATGTACCCTTAAAATAGTCCGCTAAACTGAGACGACCCTTTGGAATTCATCTGTTATCATACCAAAAAGGACTTAGAAAAGCCATTATTCCAGCGCGTTTTTATGAAATGTCATAAAGCAAACGCTATCATTTTTATCGTGTTGGAATTTCAGGTTAAAAACGGATATTTTTGGCTTATTACGAGTTAGGGACAAGCAAATATTTTTTTACTGCCGCCCTGATATCATCGATATCGAATGGCTTCGCAAAGTGAGTAAGAGCACCCAGATCCTTTGCTTCCTGAATCATATCGAGTTCACCGTAAGCCGTCATGATAATAACGCGGATATCTTTATCCACTACTCTCATTCTTTTCAAAATTTCAATCCCGTCCATTCCCGGTATTTTCATATCAAGAAGAACAAGATCAGGCGAATGTTTGGAAACAATGTCGAGAGCCTGGACTCCATTGGCAGCCTGGTATGTGTCGTACCCTTCCTTCTGCAGTACCTCATTAAGTAAAATACGGATTCCGAACTGATCATCTACGATTAAAATTTTCCCTTTCATCAAGCCACCTCTTTCTGTCGTATTAAAAGCACTTAGGTTTAAAACCATACTGAATTATGACTGCAGGTCACTTAACTATACATTCTCCTACAGCTAATTTCTCTGTGAAAGATGATTATTCCTTCTTATTTTAGCAATTACCTTTGATTATTTTACCTTTCCTTCCCTATTCTCTATAATAGAACCGCAGGAAAAGATGAAGGAGTGAACGGATTTGCTGAAGATGTTTTCTACCCAGCTGACAGGCTTATTTAAAAGACTTCAGGAAAAAGAAGAGTTTTCCATAGAGGACAGCGCCCGCCTTTTGGCCCAGGCTGCTGCCGGTGATGGGAAAATATATATTTATGGAACTAAGGAAATGGCTGCAATCGGCTATGAAGCCGTGCAAAGCCAAGAGCCGCTTAGAGTTGCAGCGATTTTGGAGAAAGATTCCGAAGTCTCTGAAACAGACCGGGTCATCATCTTTTCAAGATATTCGGATGACGAAGATGCAGCCGCTCTGGCAAAATCTTTATCCGAAAAAGGGGTCCCTTTTGTGTCAGTAAGCACTTTAAGAACTGAAAATGGCGGCAGCCTGGCTGATTTTGCTGATGTTCATATAGATTTAAAGCTTGCGAAAGGCCTTCTGCCTGATGAAGAGGGCAATCGCTTCGGCTATCCGGCCTCCATGGCTGCTTTGTTTGTGTATTATGGAATTAAGTTTACAATTGATGAGATTTTGGCGGAGTTTGAATAGATTTTGCGGGTTTCACCGTGCCTCGGCTGCGCATAGGCATTCACTAGTTATGCACAAATACAGCCGGTTTGCGTGCGCATGGACAAACAAAAGATCCCTCCGAATCCGGAGGGATCTTTCATACATTATAGTTCCTCGCTAAACTTCAATGATGCCCCGACAAATTCACGGAATAATGGCTGAGGGCGAGTTGGCCTTGAGATAAATTCAGGATGGAACTGGGAAGCGACGAACCAAGGGTGATCCTTGACTTCGATGATTTCCACCAGGCGGCCATCCGGGCTTGTACCGGAGAAGACAAAGCCTGCTTTTTCCATATCCTGGCGGTAATGGTTGTTGAACTCATAGCGATGGCGATGACGCTCATATACCACTTCATCCTGGTATGCGTCAAAGGCTTTTGTATCCTCATTCAATTTACAAGCTTGTAAACCAAGTCTTAGAGTTCCGCCTAAATCCTCAATATCCTTTTGCTCAGGCAGAAGGTCGATAATTGGATGCGGTGTTTCAGGAGCAATTTCTGCTGAGTGCGCTCCTTCAAGACCCAGTACGTTTCTTGCAAATTCAATGGAAGCCAGCTGCATGCCAAGACAGATGCCAAGGAATGGCTTTTTGTTTTCGCGCGCATATTGAATGGCAAGGATTTTCCCTTCAATGCCGCGGTCGCCAAATCCGCCCGGAACCAGGATTCCGTCCACGTCCTGAAGCAGTTCATTCACGTTCGTGCTGTCCACTTCTTCAGAATTGATCCATTTGATTTCAATATCAGAATCAAAGGCATAACCGGCATGTTTTAGGGCTTCAACAACAGAAATGTAAGCATCCTGCAATTCAACATATTTACCGACAAGGCCAATCTTGGTTTTCCTTGAAAGGTTTAGAACCTTGTCAACCAGCTGCTTCCACTCGGTCATCTCTGCTTCTCCGCAATCCAGCTTCAAATGCTTGCAGACGATTTCATCAAGCTTCTGATCTTGAAGAGATAGCGGGATAGAATATAAAGTATCCGCATCTGTTGCTTCAATAACTGCTTCTTTATCGATATCACAGAATAGGGCAATTTTGTCCTTCATATCCTGGGAAATTGGCATTTCAGTACGCAGAACAATTACGTTTGGCTGAATGCCAAGGCTTCTTAGTTCTTTAACACTGTGCTGTGTCGGCTTTGTTTTCATTTCGCCTGCTGCCTTGATGTAAGGAACCAGTGTACAGTGAATATACATTACATTATCGCGGCCGATATCACTCTTAATTTGGCGGATCGCTTCAAGGAATGGAAGTGACTCAATATCCCCTACTGTTCCGCCGATTTCTGTGATGACCACATCAGAATTCGTTTCATGGCCTGCACGGAAAACTTTATCCTTGATTTCATTTGTGATATGCGGAATAACCTGTACCGTTCCGCCGTTATAGTCGCCGCGGCGCTCTTTTCTAAGGACAGTAGAGTAAATTTTACCAGTCGTAACACTGCTGTACTTTGTCAGGTTAATATCAACAAAACGCTCATAGTGGCCTAAGTCCAGGTCAGTCTCTGCGCCGTCACCTGTTACAAACACCTCACCATGCTGGTACGGGCTCATTGTTCCCGGATCCACATTTATGTAAGGATCGAATTTCTGAATCGTAACCGTTAACCCTCTGTTTTTCAGCAGGCGGCCAAGCGATGCTGCCGTGATTCCTTTTCCCAGTGACGAAACAACTCCGCCCGTAACAAAAATATACTTAGTCATGAAAAATTCCCCCTTGATATCAGTTTGTGCATAATGATGCCGGTTTAAAAACTTGATGATAAAAATTCTATTGTTCAGCCTCCGGTTTTTCAGCGGAAGCTTATCGCAAAGGGATGGTTTAGCTCTTCTTGAAAAGGCACATGGCCTGTAAAAAAAATAAAAAGCGCTCCTCTTACTTAAGTAAGTAAGGGAGCGCTATTAGCGTCTAAACGAATCGTCCTTTTTTAAGGAGCCCAAAAAGTATTCTACAAGCCCTGAAACGAAAAGTCAAGGTTATAAATCTTCTTCGTCTTCGTCAGCGTCGAGGTCATCTTCCTCAAGCTCTTCGTCATCATCGCCAAGGTCGAATTCTTCATCTTTTTCTACGATATCTTCATCGTCTTCGAAATCATCATCATCTTCAAGATCATCGTCATCGTCCAGAAGATCATCATCATCGTCTTCAGTCAGGTCATCATCATCGAATCCGTCGATATCATCGTAGTCGATATCCTCTTCATCCAGTTCATCATAATCTTCAAGATCGAGATCGTCGTCGCCCTTTTTCTTCGCCTTTTTCTTCTTAGGCTTGATTACCGTTACGACTTCTTCTTCATATTGGTCAACCGGATACCATGAACGAAGACCCCAGCGGTTATCGCCCAATCCGATGAAATGGCCATCTATATTTAAATCTGTATAGAACTGTGCAATTTTTCCCTTGACTTGTTCCTCTGAAAGGTTCATAAGTTTAGCTACTTCATTCATGATGTCATTAAAGGCCATTGGTTCTTTTTTGCTTGTCAGAAGTTCATAAGCCACTTCGATTAATGACATTTCCTGCAATTCTTCTTTTGAGAACTGTTCCAAACTCAATATCAGCACTTCCTTTCCCTATGTAAACGCTCATAAACGCGCAAATAATAAACCATATAAGTTGAATTTCCGCAGGGCCCTGCAAATGCATGCGGACAGCCTGCAAGAAGGCATATTCTTCATTATAAACAAATTTTTACGGTTTATGCCAGTTATATCTGTTGTTCTGAGTATTTTTATGCGATTTATTCTTGATTTTAAATTATCTTAATAGGGCTTTGAATGATGTCCGTTAATTTCCGCTGCGGGCACTTGCTTTCCGCGGGGAGGAACGGGAGCCTCCTCGGCTTCGCCTGCGGGGTCTCCCGCTCCCTCTCCTCCCGCAGGACATTGAATAGGCTTCCTCGGATAAACACCGCACGAAGAAAATGCGTTAGCATTTTCGAGGATCAAGTGCCCTCCGCTCCAATTAACTCAGCAGAAAAACTCTCATTGTATTCGCAAGACAATTAACTTTTTTAAGATTATCCGTTAAAAGAAGCTAATCTGCCCTCCGCTTTCTCCTGCCCCTCAGCGGCCGGTCCCATTTTTTATAGGCGAGCCAGGTGAAGTAGATGGAGAGCAGGAAGAATGCTATCGCTCCCAGCTGTTTTCCATATAAAAAGTAAACACCTGCAGCAGCGGCAAGTATGGCTGCGTAGAGCAAGATTTTTTTCATATTTTCACATCCCAGGTTTCCCGAAGTACATTGCTATGTATTGATTCCATTATATAGGATATGGATGTATTTTATATTAATTCTATATTAAAATATAGTGCAGAAAACAAGGGCCTGCAGCTGCAGGCCCTGTTTTTACATATTCCGCCGGTACTGCCCGCCCACTTCGTATAATGCACGGGTAATCTGGCCGAGGCTTGCCACTTTGACGGTTTCCATCAGCTCGGCGAAAATGTTGCCGCCGCTGACTGCTGCTTTTTTCAATTGGTTCAGTGCCTCTTCCGATTTGTCTTTGTTGCGCTCCTGGAAGCTGCGCAGATTGCGGATTTGTGTTTCTTTTTCTTCCTTCGTTGCCCTTGCAAGCTCCATATTGTTCATTTCGTCCTCTGATGGAGGATTTGGGTTCAAGTAAGTGTTAACTCCGATGATCGGAAGCTCGCCGGTATGCTTTTTCATTTCATAGTACATGGACTCATCCTGGATTTTTCCGCGCTGGTATTGAGTTTCCATGGCACCAAGAACGCCGCCGCGGTCATTGATGCGTTCAAACTCTCTCAGCACCTGCTCTTCCACAAGATCTGTCAGCTCATCCACGATAAAGGCGCCCTGAAGCGGGTTTTCATTTTTCGATAAGCCATGCTCTTTTGTAATGATCATCTGGATGGCCATTGCCCGGCGGACAGACTCTTCCGTAGGTGTCGTGATGGCTTCATCATACGCATTGGTATGAAGCGAGTTGCAGTTATCCTGAAGCGCCATTAACGCCTGCAGCGTTGTGCGGATATCGTTAAAATCTATCTCCTGTGCATGCAGGGAACGTCCTGAAGTCTGGATATGGTACTTCAGCTTCTGGCTTCTCTCGTTCGCACCATATTTATCTCTCATAACCGTTGCCCAGATGCGGCGCGCCACACGGCCGAGCACGGTATACTCCGGATCCAGTCCATTCGAGAAGAAGAATGAAAGGTTTGGTGCAAAATCATTGATGTTCATGCCTCTGCTCAAATAGTACTCCACATACGTAAAACCGTTTGCCAGTGTAAAGGCAAGCTGTGAAATCGGGTTAGCGCCCGCTTCGGCGATATGGTAGCCGGAAATGGATACAGAGTAGTAATTGCGGACCTTGTGGTCAATGAAATACTGCTGAATATCGCCCATCATTCTCAATGCGAACTCCGTCGAGAAGATGCAAGTATTTTGGCCCTGATCCTCTTTTAAAATATCAGCCTGAACCGTTCCGCGGACTGTCTGCAGCGTTTGCGCCCTGACTTCGGTGAACTCTTCAGGTGTCAGCACACGGCCAAGCTCCTGCTCTTTTGCCTCAATCTGCTGTTCGATCGCTGTGTTCATGAACATCGCCAAAATAATCGGCGCCGGCCCATTGATCGTCATTGATACAGATGTAGATGGATGGCACAGGTCAAAACCGGCATACAGCTTCTTCATATCGTCCAGTGTACAGATGCTGACTCCGCTCTCCCCGACTTTTCCGTAAATGTCCGGACGGTAGTCAGGATCCTCCCCGTATAGGGTGACCGAATCAAATGCTGTGCTCAAGCGCTTTGCGGCATCGTCTTTGGACAGATAATGGAAGCGGCGGTTTGTCCGTTCCGGTGTCCCTTCTCCGGCAAACTGTCTCTTCGGATCTTCACCCTCGCGCTTGAACGGGAATACACCTGCTGTATACGGGAAAGAACCCGGCACGTTTTCTCTGTATACCCAGCGGATGATTTCTCCGTAATCTTTGTACTTAGGCAGTGCCACTTTTGGAATGGACAGCCCGGATAAGCTCTTTGTTTTTAAAACCGTCACGATTTCTTTATCACGGATTTTTGTTACAAATTGCTCGCCAGAGTATTTTTCCTTCAGATCTTCCCAGCCTGCCAGAATGTTCTTTGTTTCAGCCGTCAGCTTTTCTTCTGCTGCTGATTTAATGGCTTCAAGCGAAGCAATGACTTCTTCGTTTCCTTCTTGTTCTTTTACAGCAAGAATTGCCCCCTCAAGCTGGAACAGTTTTCGGGCAAGATCCGCCTGCTCTTCGGCTTTCTTATGGTAGCTGCGGACTGCTTCAGATACTTCGCGGAGATAATAGCGCTGTTCATTCGGGATAATGACATTCTGCTTTTCAACTTTTGCATTTTTCGTAAAACTTGTCTTCCAGTCTGTACCTGCTTTTTCATTAATCGTTTCCACCAGTGCCGCAAACACCGCGTTTGTGCCCGGGTCATTGAACTGGCTCGCAATGGTTCCGTAGACAGGCATGTCTTCAAGCTCTTTTTCAAAAAGCATCCGGCTGCGCTGGTACTGCTTTTGCACCTGGCGCATCGCATCCTCTGAGCCTTTGCGTTCAAATTTATTAATGACGATCAAATCGGCATAATCGATCATATCAATTTTTTCAAGCTGGGAAGGCGCACCGAATTCACTTGTCATAATATACATCGAAGCATCACAAATTTCCGTAATGCCGGCATCTCCCTGCCCGATTCCGCTTGTTTCCACAATAATCAAATCAAAACCGGCTGCTTTGACAACTGAAATGGCATCCTGAATCGCCAGCGACAGCTCGCTGCGGGAATTTCTTGTTGCCAGGCTTCGCATGTAGACGCGCGGATTAAAAATGGCGTTCATGCGGATACGGTCGCCAAGAAGGGCTCCGCCCGTTTTTTGCTTTGTCGGATCTACTGAAAGAATCGCGACTTTTTTCTCTGGAATTTCATTGATGAAACGGCGGATTAGCTCATCTGTCAGCGAGCTTTTTCCGGCACCGCCTGTTCCTGTAATCCCTACAACCGGAACCTGCTTTTCGAGGGATTTCACTTTCTCCATAACCGGCTCAAGCGCAGCTGCCGCTTCCTTGCCTACGGTTACCTGATGCTCAGCCAGTGTAATCAGCTTGGCAATGGCATTTGTTTCCCCATCCTGAAGCTTTTCAATCTGCTCGGATGCTTCGGCTGTAAACGTCGGGAAATCACATTCCTTGATCATCTGATCAATCATGCCCTGAAGACCGTACTGACGCCCGTCTTCCGGCGAGAAAATCCTTGCGATTCCGTAGTCATGCAATTCTTTGATTTCCTTCGGGATAATGACACCGCCGCCGCCGCCATAAATGCGGATGTGGGATGCGCCTCTTTCCTTCAGAAGATCATACATATATTTGAAATACTCCACATGTCCTCCCTGATAAGAGGAAATGGCGATTCCCTGCACATCTTCCTGAATCGCAGCATTTACGACTTCCTCCACAGAACGGTTATGCCCGAGGTGGATGACCTCTGCCCCGCTTGCCTGGATGATGCGGCGCATAATGTTGATGGAGGCATCATGCCCGTCAAATAGACTGGAAGCCGTCACAAAACGAATATGATTTTTCGGCTTATAGACTTCTGGATTGCTCATCGTTCTCCCCCTTGTCCGTAAACGCAAGGCTAATCCCTGCGCACTATTCTTAAGCTTTTTCCGAGACCTTGCCCGAATCCTTTATTCCCTGGAAAAGAAGATTGGTCTGCAGCTGGATATACTCCTCAATGCTGTACATTTTCTGCAGGGACCAGCGGCGAAATGCCCACATTTGCCCCTGGACAAAAATGTTATGGGCGATCATTTTGATTTTTTCCTCCGGCAGGTCCAGTTCTCCGTTCTCCACGCAAAGGGTAATGACATGCTCGAACATGCCAACCATTTCAATTTCTTTCTTGAGCACATATGGAAGGGCGTCTTTTGTCAGCGCCTTTACTTCCTGGTACATGACAAGCACTTCATCCTGCATTTCGTCGACCACTTTGAAGTAATCGGCGATGCCCTGTTTCAGGCTTTCAAGTGTGCCCTGTTTTGTATCAAGGCCTTTCTGAAGCCGTTCGGCGACCTGGTCGTAAATGCTGTCGCAAACCAGGTACAGGACGTCTTCCTTTGTCCGGATGTATTCATAAAGCGTTCCAATACTAAAACCAGATGCCTTTGCGATCTCTCTAGTTGTTGTACGATGGAACCCTTTTTGGATAAAAAGGGTGACGGCACCTTTGATCATCTGATCGCGTCTTTTTTTGACAAGACGCTCATCTTTAACAGAAGCCTGCACTTCCCGTTTTTTCATTGTTACCTACCGCCTCCCGCCATTCATATGCCTGTTTATAAATTTGTTTTAGCTTATGAATTATGCCCGTTGATTTCCGCTCCAGGCTGCTCGCTTTCCGCGGGGCAGGCGGTGAGCCTCCTCGACGCTGCGCGCCTGCGGGGTCTCACCTGTCCCGCTACTCCCGCAGGACGTTGAATAAACTTCCCCGAAAAAAACACCGCACGAAGAAAATGCGATAGCATTTTCGAGGATCTCGCACCTTCCGCTCCAATCAACTCATTACTTAAAACTTAGTCAGCAACTCTAATGCACAACTATCTTCAAAACAGCCCTTTTAAGAACTTATTTCGTTACCATACGAGAGATTACGAGTCGCTGGATTTCCTGTGTGCCTTCGTAGATTTGTGTGATTTTGGCGTCGCGCATGTAGCGTTCTACCGGGTAGTCCTTTGTATATCCGTAGCCGCCAAAGATTTGAACGGCGTCTGTTGTTACTTTCATGGCCGTGTCGCCCGCAAGAAGTTTGGACATGGCAGATTCTTTTCCGTATGGAAGTCCTTCTGATTCCAGCCATGCTGCCTGGTAAGTTAATAGTCTTGAAGCTTCGATGCTTGTTGCCATGTCAGCCAGCTTAAAGCCGATTCCCTGCTGGGCAGCGATTGGCTTGCCGAATTGGTGGCGTTCTTTAGCGTATTCGATGGAAGCATCCAGTGCACCCTGAGCGATTCCGACTGCCTGAGCAGCGATGCCGTTGCGGCCGCCATCCAGTGTCATCATGGCAACTTTGAAGCCTTCGCCTACATTGCCAAGCACGTTCTCAACCGGCACCTTGCACTCTTCAAAAATAATCTCAGTTGTTGGTGATGAACGTATTCCCAATTTCTTTTCCTTCTTGCCGACAGAGAAGCCTTCAAAGCCTGCTTCCACGATGAACGCTGTTGTTCCTTTATGCTTGGAGGATGGATCTGTCAGGGCAAACACGACATAGATATCTGCGATTCCGCCGTTTGTAATGAATATTTTGCTGCCGTTTAAGACGTAATGATCGCCTTCAAGACGTGCTGTCGTTCTCATTCCGCCGGCATCAGATCCGCTGCCCGGCTCAGTAAGTCCGTATGCGCCGATTTTTTCACCTTGTGCCATTGGCTTTAAGTATTTTTGCTTTTGCTCTTCGTTGCCGAACTTGAAGATCGGCCAGCCTGCAAGGGACGTATGGGCAGAAAGAGTTACACCTGTAGATGCACACACTCTTGAAAGCTCTTCAACTGCGATGCAGTAAGCCAGGTAATCACTGCCGATTCCGCCGTACTCTTCAGGCCACGGAATCCCTGTTAAGCCAAGCTCCGCCATTTTGTCAAAAATCTCTCTGTCAAAGCGTTCTTCTTCGTCGCGTTCAGCAGCTGTCGGAGCCACTTCGTTCCTGGCAAAATCACGCACCATTTTTCTGATCATTTCATGCTCTTCACTTAATTGGAAATTCATTGTTGGTCCCTCGCTTTATATGGATTCGATAACTTTTTTATAAAAAGGCTGCTTTACAGCTGTTTGCTGATGACAATCCGCTGAATTTCGCTTGTGCCTTCATAGATTTCGGTAATTTTTGCATCGCGGAAGTAGCGTTCAACCGGGTAATCCTCTGTGTAGCCGTAGCCGCCGAATACCTGGATGGCTTCTGTTGTCACGTCCACTGCCGTTTTGGATGCAAACAGCTTTGCCATGGAGGCTTCGAGTCCGCACTTGATGCCGCGCTGGCGCATGTCTGCTGCGCGATAGATTAATAGTTTTGCTGCTTCAACGCTTGTCGCCATGTCTGCAAGCTTAAAGCCGACACCCTGCTGAGCAGCGATCGGCTTGCCGAACTGTACACGTTCCTTTGCATAACCCGCGGCTGCTTCAAAAGCTGCTTCTGCAATTCCAAGTGCCTGTGAAGCAATCCCGATCCGTCCGGCATCCAGATTAGCCATCGCAATCTTGAAGCCTTCTCCTTCATTGCCGAGGAGATTTTCAGCCGGAACCCGCATATCTTCAAATGTCAGCTGCAATGTTCTGGAGCCGTGCAGACCCATTTTGTGCTCATCTTTTCCAAACACAAGGCCTGGCGTATCCTTCTCGACAATGAAAGCGGAGATGCCTTTGCTGCCAAGCTCCGGATTTGTGGAAGCAAATACGATATATACATCTGCTTCGCCGGCATTCGTGATGAACACTTTTGAACCATTAATGACATAATGATCTCCGTTTTTTACCGCACGGGACTTTAAGCTTCCGGCATCCGAGCCTGCGCTCGGTTCCGTGAGGCAAAAAGCGCCGAGATACTCGCCTGAAGCAAGCTTCGGAATATATTTCTGCTTTTGCTCTTCCGTACCGAAATAAAGGATTGGGTTTGTTCCAACCGATGTGTGGACCGATAAAATAACGCCAACCGTCGCACTTACGCGGGACAGTTCATGGATGGCGATAATATAAGAGGTAAAGTCCATTTCCGATCCGCCGTATTTTTCAGGAATGGGAATCCCCATCAGGCCAAGCTCGCCCATTTTGCGGAGAATCTCCCTTGGAAACTGGCCCTGCTCCATTTTTTCAACAAAAGGGGCGATTTCTGCCTGAGCAAAATCGCGCACCATTTTTCTCATCATTTCCTGCTCTTCAGTAAATCTCAGGTTCATTTGTATACCCTCCGATGCTGCCTGGGTCTGATGGCCAAGGCTAATGGTTTATTCGTAAACGTAGAAGCCTCTGCCTGTCTTCTTGCCAAGCCAGCCGGCTTTTACATATTTTCTTAACAGCGGGCATGGGCGGTATTTATCATCGCCAAAGCCTTCATGCAGGGTTTCCATAATATACAGGCATGTGTCCAGGCCAATGAAGTCTGCCAAAGTCAGCGGTCCCATTGGATGGTTCATGCCAAGCTTCATCACTTCATCAATGGCCTCTTTTGTCGCGACCCCTTCGTAAAGCGTGAAGATTGCTTCATTGATCATCGGCATCAGGATGCGGTTGGATACAAATCCTGGGAAATCATTTACTTCTACCGGCACTTTTTTGAGTGTCTTCGTGATGTCTTCGATCGTTTGGTACACTTCGTCAGCTGTCGCAAGGCCGCGAATGATTTCCACAAGCTTCATCACCGGCACCGGGTTCATAAAATGCATGCCGATTACTTTTTCCGGACGCTTTGTTGCTGCTGCGATTTCTGTAATTGGCAGGGATGACGTGTTGCTTGCCAGAATCGCATGCTCTGGTGCAATTTCATCCAGCTGGCTGAAGATCTTCGTTTTAATCTCCATGTTTTCAACCGCTGCTTCGATGACGAGCTCTACGTTTTTGGCGTCCTGAAGATCGCTTGAAGCGGTTACATTTTTGAGTACTGCTTCCATCTCGTCAGCTGTCATGCGCTCTTTTTCCACCTGGCGGAAAAGATTCTTTTTAATCACAGCAAGGCCGCGTTCCACAAACTCCGGCTTTAAGTCATTTAAGATGACGCTATAGCCTGCCTGTGCACAAACCTGTGCGATTCCTGAACCCATTTGTCCAGCACCGATTACCATAATGTTTTTTACGTTCATTTTTGTATCCTCCGTTCTTGGGTTTGACCGGTAAATTTTTAATAGGTGATCAATTCTCCAAATCGTTTCTCTGTTTGGCCGGTATTTTTGCTGATATGGCCGGTAAATTCTGCTTCTTGGCCGGTATTTTTATAGAATCGGCCGGTAAATGTTCGTTCCGCCGGGCGTTTTATCCGCATGGCCGGTAAATACCTGATTTGGGCCGATAAATGGGCCGCTGCACCGATTTTTTGTCCGGTAAGACGGCTTTTTCCGTGAAGCAGCCGCCTTACCAAAGCAGATTATTGCTTCGGAACCTCAATCATCACCGCATCGCCCTGGCCGCCGCCGCTGCAGATAGCCGCAATGCCGATTCCGCCTCCGCGGCGCTTCAGTTCGTGCATCAGGGTCAGAATAATTCTTGCACCGCTCGCGCCAATTGGGTGGCCAAGAGCCACGGCCCCGCCGTTGACGTTTACTTTTTCAGCATCAAGGCCGGCAATTTTTCCGCTTGTAAGTGCCACGGCTGCAAATGCTTCATTTATTTCAAATAGATCAATCTCTTCAAGGGTTTTTCCTGTCTTTTTCAAAAGAGCATTAATGACAAGGCCCGGTGTCTGCGGGAAGTCTTTGGCTTCCACAGCAAGAGCTGTATGGCCGAGAATATAAGCTTCCGGTTTTTTGCCTTCGCGTTCTGCACGTTCTTCGCTCATCAATACCAATGCTGCTGCTCCGTCGTTGACGCCAGGCGCATTACCGGCAGTGATCGTTCCGTCGGAGTTAAAAGCAGATCCGAGCTTGGCGAGCTTTTCTAAAGAAGTATCTTTACGGGGAGACTCATCCTGAGAAACAACGACCGGTTCCCCTTTTCGCTGAGGAACTTCCACCGGAACGATTTCTTCTGCCAGTTTGCCGGATTCGATTGCAGCAAGTGCACGTTCATGGCTTCTCAGTGCCCAATTGTCCTGCTCTTCACGGCTGATTTCGAATTCTTTCGCTGTCGAGTTTCCGTACGTTCCCATATGGACGCCTGTAAAGCTGCAGCTTAAACCGTCGTAGACCATTAAATCCTTGACCGTTGAATCACCCATGCGCAGGCCCCAGCGTGCTTTTGGCAAAATGTATGGCGCGTTGCTCATGGACTCCATGCCGCCGGCAACGATGACTTCCTCGTCACCCGCACGGATGATCTGGTCTCCTAATGTGACGCTTCGCATTCCGGAAGCACACACTTTATTGATCGTTTCTGTTTTCACTTCCCACGGCAAGCCTGCTTTTCTGGCAGCCTGGCGTGAAGGGATTTGCCCCTGTCCTCCCTGGAGAACGGTTCCGATAATCACTTCGTCAACATCCTCCGGGTTAACGCCGGCACGGTTCAGCGCT
It encodes the following:
- a CDS encoding acyl-CoA dehydrogenase, translating into MNLRFTEEQEMMRKMVRDFAQAEIAPFVEKMEQGQFPREILRKMGELGLMGIPIPEKYGGSEMDFTSYIIAIHELSRVSATVGVILSVHTSVGTNPILYFGTEEQKQKYIPKLASGEYLGAFCLTEPSAGSDAGSLKSRAVKNGDHYVINGSKVFITNAGEADVYIVFASTNPELGSKGISAFIVEKDTPGLVFGKDEHKMGLHGSRTLQLTFEDMRVPAENLLGNEGEGFKIAMANLDAGRIGIASQALGIAEAAFEAAAGYAKERVQFGKPIAAQQGVGFKLADMATSVEAAKLLIYRAADMRQRGIKCGLEASMAKLFASKTAVDVTTEAIQVFGGYGYTEDYPVERYFRDAKITEIYEGTSEIQRIVISKQL
- a CDS encoding acyl-CoA dehydrogenase produces the protein MNFQLSEEHEMIRKMVRDFARNEVAPTAAERDEEERFDREIFDKMAELGLTGIPWPEEYGGIGSDYLAYCIAVEELSRVCASTGVTLSAHTSLAGWPIFKFGNEEQKQKYLKPMAQGEKIGAYGLTEPGSGSDAGGMRTTARLEGDHYVLNGSKIFITNGGIADIYVVFALTDPSSKHKGTTAFIVEAGFEGFSVGKKEKKLGIRSSPTTEIIFEECKVPVENVLGNVGEGFKVAMMTLDGGRNGIAAQAVGIAQGALDASIEYAKERHQFGKPIAAQQGIGFKLADMATSIEASRLLTYQAAWLESEGLPYGKESAMSKLLAGDTAMKVTTDAVQIFGGYGYTKDYPVERYMRDAKITQIYEGTQEIQRLVISRMVTK
- a CDS encoding TetR/AcrR family transcriptional regulator; translation: MKKREVQASVKDERLVKKRRDQMIKGAVTLFIQKGFHRTTTREIAKASGFSIGTLYEYIRTKEDVLYLVCDSIYDQVAERLQKGLDTKQGTLESLKQGIADYFKVVDEMQDEVLVMYQEVKALTKDALPYVLKKEIEMVGMFEHVITLCVENGELDLPEEKIKMIAHNIFVQGQMWAFRRWSLQKMYSIEEYIQLQTNLLFQGIKDSGKVSEKA
- the icmF gene encoding fused isobutyryl-CoA mutase/GTPase IcmF — protein: MSNPEVYKPKNHIRFVTASSLFDGHDASINIMRRIIQASGAEVIHLGHNRSVEEVVNAAIQEDVQGIAISSYQGGHVEYFKYMYDLLKERGASHIRIYGGGGGVIIPKEIKELHDYGIARIFSPEDGRQYGLQGMIDQMIKECDFPTFTAEASEQIEKLQDGETNAIAKLITLAEHQVTVGKEAAAALEPVMEKVKSLEKQVPVVGITGTGGAGKSSLTDELIRRFINEIPEKKVAILSVDPTKQKTGGALLGDRIRMNAIFNPRVYMRSLATRNSRSELSLAIQDAISVVKAAGFDLIIVETSGIGQGDAGITEICDASMYIMTSEFGAPSQLEKIDMIDYADLIVINKFERKGSEDAMRQVQKQYQRSRMLFEKELEDMPVYGTIASQFNDPGTNAVFAALVETINEKAGTDWKTSFTKNAKVEKQNVIIPNEQRYYLREVSEAVRSYHKKAEEQADLARKLFQLEGAILAVKEQEGNEEVIASLEAIKSAAEEKLTAETKNILAGWEDLKEKYSGEQFVTKIRDKEIVTVLKTKSLSGLSIPKVALPKYKDYGEIIRWVYRENVPGSFPYTAGVFPFKREGEDPKRQFAGEGTPERTNRRFHYLSKDDAAKRLSTAFDSVTLYGEDPDYRPDIYGKVGESGVSICTLDDMKKLYAGFDLCHPSTSVSMTINGPAPIILAMFMNTAIEQQIEAKEQELGRVLTPEEFTEVRAQTLQTVRGTVQADILKEDQGQNTCIFSTEFALRMMGDIQQYFIDHKVRNYYSVSISGYHIAEAGANPISQLAFTLANGFTYVEYYLSRGMNINDFAPNLSFFFSNGLDPEYTVLGRVARRIWATVMRDKYGANERSQKLKYHIQTSGRSLHAQEIDFNDIRTTLQALMALQDNCNSLHTNAYDEAITTPTEESVRRAMAIQMIITKEHGLSKNENPLQGAFIVDELTDLVEEQVLREFERINDRGGVLGAMETQYQRGKIQDESMYYEMKKHTGELPIIGVNTYLNPNPPSEDEMNNMELARATKEEKETQIRNLRSFQERNKDKSEEALNQLKKAAVSGGNIFAELMETVKVASLGQITRALYEVGGQYRRNM